A genome region from Gloeocapsopsis sp. IPPAS B-1203 includes the following:
- a CDS encoding deoxyguanosinetriphosphate triphosphohydrolase, with protein MNSSMHWQKLLSRSRLLADLNLGDPGRTPFEKDFDKIIFSSYFRRLKDKTQVFSLVDNDYIRSRLSHSLEASCVGRTLGTLVGQEIVKRHSRELQDYTARDFGDIIAAACLAHDIGNPPFGHAGEDAIQEWFKSPNAAAVLSLLTPGQQADFKYFEGNAQGFRILTKLDKPQHRQGLQFTCATLATFTKYPREAGINSNSFNKYNSNSDNKSTKKHGFFQEEKDIFTQIAEEVGLIRRQENLAWWCRHPLVFLVEAADDICYHIVDLEDGFSMGYIDYTEAKMWLSEILIGEKIDHLDDNKEHIKYLRAKAIHKLITEVKQVFLDNEEQILSGVFDSPLTSQIDSGSKLKEIIDLTRENVYEACEVVEVKVAGYEVLGGLLEEFVNAVTNNSLSKSYLTKKLLPNFKDTDEDLYRKILQVTDYISGMTDSYAVSLFKKIKGISLPRGGR; from the coding sequence ATGAACTCATCCATGCATTGGCAAAAACTATTATCTCGTAGTCGGTTATTGGCGGATTTAAACCTAGGCGATCCTGGACGTACGCCTTTTGAAAAAGACTTTGATAAAATCATTTTCTCTTCTTATTTTAGAAGATTGAAAGATAAAACACAAGTTTTTTCTCTTGTAGATAATGACTATATTCGCAGTCGATTAAGTCATAGTTTAGAAGCTTCATGTGTAGGTAGAACTCTGGGGACACTTGTCGGTCAAGAAATCGTTAAACGACACTCTCGTGAATTACAAGATTATACTGCTAGAGATTTTGGTGATATTATCGCTGCAGCTTGTTTAGCTCATGATATTGGCAATCCTCCTTTTGGACATGCAGGGGAAGATGCAATTCAGGAGTGGTTTAAATCTCCTAATGCTGCGGCAGTTTTATCATTACTAACTCCTGGACAACAAGCAGATTTTAAATATTTTGAAGGCAATGCTCAAGGCTTTAGAATTCTGACAAAATTAGACAAACCACAGCACCGCCAAGGCTTACAATTTACTTGTGCAACTTTAGCAACATTTACGAAATATCCGCGAGAAGCTGGAATTAATAGTAACTCTTTTAATAAATACAATAGTAATTCTGACAATAAAAGTACTAAAAAACATGGTTTTTTTCAAGAAGAAAAAGACATTTTTACTCAAATTGCTGAAGAAGTAGGTTTAATCCGCCGTCAAGAGAATTTAGCTTGGTGGTGTAGACATCCATTAGTGTTTCTGGTCGAAGCAGCAGATGATATCTGTTACCATATTGTAGATTTAGAAGATGGCTTTTCGATGGGTTACATTGACTATACAGAGGCTAAAATGTGGCTCAGTGAAATTTTAATAGGAGAAAAAATAGATCATTTAGACGATAACAAAGAACATATTAAGTATTTACGAGCTAAAGCAATTCATAAATTAATTACAGAAGTCAAACAAGTGTTTCTTGATAATGAAGAGCAAATATTATCTGGTGTTTTTGATAGTCCATTAACTTCACAGATAGATTCAGGTTCCAAATTAAAGGAAATCATAGATCTCACGCGCGAAAATGTGTATGAAGCCTGCGAAGTTGTTGAAGTAAAAGTTGCAGGATATGAAGTACTTGGTGGTTTATTAGAAGAGTTTGTTAATGCTGTTACTAATAATAGTTTATCGAAAAGCTATTTAACTAAAAAACTCTTACCTAATTTTAAGGATACTGATGAAGACCTTTATCGAAAGATTTTGCAAGTAACAGATTATATTTCTGGAATGACAGATTCATACGCAGTTTCTCTATTCAAGAAAATTAAAGGAATTTCTTTACCACGTGGTGGAAGGTAG
- a CDS encoding tetratricopeptide repeat protein gives MNRILTTVTILSIVHVLGSTPAIVSAQTPQATPASPASNLQEQYDEGVNRYNQGDFKGAIASFTEVIRLDPNNAAAYENRGNARDDLGDRQGAIADYNQAIKLAPDNATTYYNRGLAYDRLGNNKAAIADYDRAIELNPKFASAYNSRGILRFAMGDELSAMTDFNQAIELEPERPGIYYNRGNVRRRGGDNQGAIADYNRVLQLNPQDADAHFNRGIAYYNMADHQMAIVDFNQALQLNSSYAEAYYNRALSYSAIGNNQQALQDFQQAANLYQEQKKPEYYQDAQERIRELQE, from the coding sequence ATGAACCGTATTTTAACTACTGTTACTATCTTAAGCATTGTTCATGTTCTTGGTAGTACGCCTGCTATTGTCAGTGCTCAAACACCACAAGCTACTCCTGCAAGTCCTGCAAGTAACCTTCAAGAACAATACGATGAAGGTGTAAACAGATACAATCAAGGCGATTTTAAAGGCGCGATCGCCAGTTTTACAGAAGTGATTCGTCTCGATCCTAACAACGCAGCTGCTTATGAAAACCGAGGTAATGCCCGCGATGACTTAGGAGATCGTCAAGGTGCGATCGCCGATTACAATCAAGCAATCAAACTTGCTCCAGACAATGCTACCACATACTACAATCGCGGTCTTGCTTACGACAGACTAGGAAACAACAAAGCCGCGATCGCCGACTATGATCGTGCAATTGAACTGAATCCCAAGTTTGCTTCAGCCTACAACAGTCGCGGTATTCTGCGTTTTGCAATGGGAGACGAACTCAGTGCTATGACTGATTTTAACCAGGCAATTGAGCTTGAGCCTGAGCGACCTGGAATCTACTACAATCGAGGTAATGTGCGGCGGCGTGGTGGTGATAATCAAGGTGCGATCGCAGACTACAATCGAGTATTGCAGTTGAATCCTCAAGATGCCGATGCCCATTTCAATCGGGGTATTGCCTATTACAATATGGCAGATCACCAAATGGCGATCGTAGATTTCAATCAAGCTTTACAACTTAACTCTAGCTATGCTGAAGCCTACTACAATCGGGCACTTTCTTACAGTGCTATAGGCAATAATCAGCAAGCACTACAAGATTTTCAGCAAGCCGCTAACCTCTATCAAGAACAAAAAAAGCCAGAATACTATCAAGATGCTCAAGAACGGATTAGAGAACTACAAGAATAA
- the dxr gene encoding 1-deoxy-D-xylulose-5-phosphate reductoisomerase, giving the protein MKAITLLGSTGSIGTQTLDIVAQYPDQFQIVGLAAGRNVEMLAAQIRQFQPSIAAICAEDKLPQLKEAIADLDPQPILLAGEAGVVEVARYGNAETVVTGIVGCAGLLPTIAAIEAGKDIALANKETLIAGAPVVLPLIEKYNVKLLPADSEHSAIFQCLQGVPNGGLRRILLTASGGAFRDLPVEKLVDVQVTDALKHPNWSMGKKITIDSATLMNKGLEVIEAHYLFALDYDRIEIVIHPQSIIHSLIELQDTSVLAQLGWADMRLPLLYALSYPERIYTNWEQLDLVKAGDLTFRAPDHKKYPCMQLAYAAGKAGGSMPAVLNAANEQAVALFLEEKIRFLDIPRCIERVCDRHASDHQINPSLEDIVSADRWARQEVINACEESDNSKIYSQLK; this is encoded by the coding sequence GTGAAAGCGATTACTCTTCTTGGCTCTACCGGCTCTATCGGTACGCAAACCCTCGATATTGTGGCTCAGTACCCCGATCAATTTCAGATTGTGGGTTTAGCGGCTGGGCGCAATGTAGAAATGCTTGCTGCTCAAATTCGACAGTTTCAACCAAGTATCGCCGCGATTTGCGCTGAAGATAAATTACCCCAACTCAAAGAGGCGATCGCAGATCTCGATCCACAACCTATTTTACTGGCGGGTGAAGCTGGAGTGGTGGAAGTTGCGCGTTATGGCAATGCCGAAACGGTTGTTACGGGTATTGTTGGTTGTGCTGGTTTACTACCAACAATTGCAGCGATTGAAGCAGGTAAAGATATTGCTTTAGCTAATAAAGAAACGTTGATTGCTGGCGCGCCTGTTGTGCTTCCTTTGATTGAAAAATACAATGTGAAGTTACTACCAGCAGATTCAGAGCATTCGGCAATTTTTCAATGCCTCCAAGGTGTACCAAACGGAGGTTTGCGGCGCATTTTACTCACAGCTTCTGGTGGTGCTTTCCGCGATTTACCTGTAGAAAAGTTAGTAGACGTCCAAGTTACAGACGCCTTGAAACATCCCAATTGGTCAATGGGTAAAAAAATTACAATAGATTCAGCTACGTTGATGAATAAAGGACTAGAAGTCATCGAGGCGCATTATCTTTTTGCTCTTGACTACGATCGCATCGAGATTGTCATCCATCCTCAAAGTATCATTCACTCACTCATTGAACTGCAAGATACTTCTGTGTTAGCACAGTTGGGTTGGGCTGATATGCGCTTACCATTGTTGTATGCTTTATCGTATCCTGAACGTATCTATACCAACTGGGAACAGTTGGATCTAGTGAAAGCTGGCGATTTAACTTTTAGAGCACCCGATCACAAAAAGTATCCTTGTATGCAACTTGCCTATGCAGCGGGTAAAGCAGGTGGTTCGATGCCTGCGGTTCTTAATGCCGCAAACGAACAAGCTGTGGCGTTGTTTTTAGAAGAGAAGATTCGCTTTTTAGATATTCCTCGGTGTATTGAACGGGTATGCGATCGCCACGCATCTGATCATCAGATAAATCCATCCCTAGAAGACATTGTGAGTGCCGATCGCTGGGCAAGGCAAGAAGTTATTAACGCTTGTGAGGAGTCAGATAACAGTAAGATATATAGTCAACTCAAATAG
- a CDS encoding Nif11-like leader peptide family natural product precursor, translated as MAQETAARFFKAVQQDHALQEKLKATSDPEAFIKIAAQRGYNFSLQDLDQAISKLSPEEVAAVINPGVSPRRHIVPR; from the coding sequence ATGGCACAAGAAACCGCTGCCCGATTTTTTAAAGCTGTACAACAAGATCACGCCTTACAAGAGAAACTCAAAGCAACATCAGATCCCGAAGCCTTTATCAAGATTGCAGCACAGCGAGGCTATAATTTCAGTCTGCAAGACTTAGATCAAGCAATCAGCAAGTTGTCTCCAGAAGAAGTTGCCGCAGTTATTAACCCAGGTGTTTCCCCTCGACGACATATAGTTCCAAGATAA
- a CDS encoding cytochrome c peroxidase encodes MNRKLSIFSHKANREGRHSSQLLIIVSGLKTLKNQFSVRKVFSYVAVALMVAIAVLAGHTVSAQLVPDGPSQPLTSLKTVPIPEPANLGEFVSDRAAAIRLGKALFWDMQIGSDGIQACATCHFHAGTDTRAKNQLSPGLLRVNADGSPNPDQTFSVGSGPNYTLKPGDFPFHKLTDPNNRSSAVLADSNDVAGSQGVPLTKFNNTTPGNAEDDVTVQPDTVFHVNGTNVRQVTERNTPSTVNAVFNFRNFWDGRAQDEFNGVNPFGSRDPDARVIKASTPAVLPKEVKISLNNASLASQAVGPPLSSVEESATGRIFPDIGNKLGRVKRRLLPRETGKKLRALRPLGKQLVAADDSVLGGFSRGRLPGLKTNYTAMIKAAFKPEWWRSAYLINVDPNTGNRSFVRRKANQIADADGIVDPDQLPNQQYTLLDYNFSLFMGLAIQMYESTLVSNNAPIDRYLEGNTGALTTAQVRGKELFEGRAKCINCHGGAEFTNASVRNVRKERLELMEMGSGQPAVYDNGFYNIGVRPTQEDLGVGGKDPSGNPLSETRLAQQGKFNALLGENPNITVDAGDRVAVDGAFKTPGLRNIELTAPYFHNGGQLTLRQVIDFYNRGGDFHEQNINNLDPDIENLNLSEQDKNDLVEFLKALTDERVRSDKAPFDHPQLLIPNGHPGDTTSVTNNGKGHATDGTLLELPAVGRNGGRVRANFLS; translated from the coding sequence GTGAATCGAAAATTAAGTATTTTTTCTCACAAAGCCAATAGAGAAGGACGCCATAGTTCTCAGTTGCTGATAATAGTATCAGGCTTAAAAACACTTAAAAATCAGTTCTCAGTAAGAAAAGTATTTAGTTATGTTGCAGTAGCATTAATGGTTGCGATCGCAGTACTCGCAGGACACACAGTATCTGCGCAATTAGTTCCTGACGGACCTTCGCAGCCGTTAACATCCCTCAAGACTGTACCAATTCCTGAACCAGCAAACTTAGGAGAATTTGTCAGCGATCGCGCCGCAGCTATCCGCTTAGGCAAAGCATTATTCTGGGATATGCAAATTGGCAGTGATGGTATTCAAGCATGTGCAACTTGCCACTTTCATGCTGGAACTGATACCAGAGCCAAAAATCAACTAAGTCCAGGATTACTACGTGTTAATGCTGATGGTAGTCCCAATCCCGATCAAACTTTTAGTGTAGGAAGTGGACCTAACTATACGCTCAAACCTGGAGACTTCCCCTTTCACAAGCTTACCGATCCTAACAATCGTTCTTCAGCAGTGCTAGCAGACAGTAATGATGTTGCAGGTTCGCAAGGCGTACCGCTAACTAAGTTCAACAATACGACTCCTGGTAATGCAGAGGATGACGTTACGGTACAACCCGACACCGTATTTCATGTCAATGGCACCAACGTTCGCCAGGTAACAGAGCGCAACACGCCTAGCACAGTTAACGCGGTATTCAACTTCCGTAACTTTTGGGATGGTAGAGCACAAGATGAATTTAATGGTGTTAATCCATTCGGTTCGCGAGATCCTGATGCGCGAGTTATCAAGGCATCTACACCAGCAGTACTGCCAAAAGAAGTCAAAATCAGTCTAAACAATGCCTCATTAGCTTCGCAAGCAGTAGGACCACCGCTAAGTTCGGTTGAAGAATCTGCAACAGGTCGGATCTTCCCTGATATTGGCAACAAACTCGGTCGAGTTAAACGTCGGTTACTTCCTAGAGAGACAGGTAAGAAATTACGTGCGTTGCGACCACTCGGCAAGCAGCTAGTTGCGGCTGACGATAGCGTACTTGGTGGTTTCAGTCGAGGAAGATTACCTGGGTTAAAAACAAACTACACGGCAATGATTAAGGCAGCATTTAAGCCTGAATGGTGGAGATCGGCTTATCTGATCAATGTTGATCCCAACACTGGAAACCGTAGTTTTGTGCGTAGAAAAGCTAACCAAATCGCAGATGCAGATGGAATTGTCGATCCTGATCAATTACCAAATCAGCAATATACGCTCTTAGACTACAACTTCTCGCTGTTCATGGGACTGGCAATTCAAATGTACGAGTCTACGCTCGTCTCAAATAATGCACCAATTGACCGATACCTTGAAGGCAATACAGGTGCTTTAACAACTGCACAAGTACGTGGTAAAGAGCTATTTGAAGGTAGGGCTAAATGCATTAACTGTCATGGTGGTGCAGAATTTACCAATGCATCTGTGAGAAATGTACGCAAAGAAAGACTCGAACTCATGGAAATGGGTAGCGGACAACCTGCAGTTTATGACAATGGTTTCTATAACATTGGCGTACGACCAACGCAAGAAGACTTAGGAGTAGGAGGAAAAGACCCCTCTGGCAATCCACTGTCTGAAACACGGCTGGCACAGCAAGGGAAATTTAACGCCTTGTTGGGCGAAAATCCTAATATCACAGTTGATGCAGGCGATCGCGTAGCAGTAGATGGTGCTTTCAAAACTCCAGGACTACGCAATATCGAACTCACCGCGCCTTACTTCCATAACGGCGGGCAATTAACCCTACGTCAAGTGATCGATTTTTACAATCGCGGTGGAGATTTCCACGAGCAGAATATCAACAACTTAGATCCAGATATCGAAAATCTGAACTTAAGTGAACAAGATAAAAATGACTTAGTAGAATTTCTCAAAGCCCTAACTGATGAACGCGTGCGTTCTGATAAAGCGCCCTTCGATCACCCACAACTGCTTATTCCTAACGGACATCCAGGAGATACTACATCTGTTACCAATAATGGTAAAGGTCACGCCACTGATGGCACGCTGTTGGAACTTCCCGCAGTAGGTCGTAATGGCGGTCGTGTGAGAGCCAATTTCTTGTCTTGA
- a CDS encoding RNA helicase, giving the protein MNLQLFSELNLKEIFPFELDDFQLAAIRALNAGHSVVVCAPTGSGKTLIGEYAIYRALSRGKRVFYTTPLKALSNQKLRDFRDRFGADMVGLLTGDASINRDAPILVMTTEIFRNMLYGTPIGEVGTSLVDVEAVVLDECHYMNDRQRGTVWEESIIYCPSEVQLVALSATIANSQQLTDWINQVHGPTELIYSEFRPVPLEFYFCNPKGLFPLLDNNKSKINPRLKPKPGSSNAYAKGGRRNGARLEAPSLEFTISRLAAKDMLPAIYFIFSRRGCDQAVANIGNLSLVNSAEAAQLQQQIDEFLARNPEAGRAGQIEPLYRGIAAHHAGILPTWKGLVEELFQQGLIKVVFATETLAAGINMPARTTVISTLSKRTDRGHRLLNPSEFLQMAGRAGRRGMDKLGHVVTLQTPFEGAKEAAYLATAQPDPLVSQFTPSYGMVLNLLQTHTLEEAKELVERSFGQYLATLYLQPHYESLAHLQGQVAQIEAQLQSIDMEQLAKYEKLRQRIKVERQLLKTLHEQAQEARVEQLGLTLSFAVSGTLLSLRGKHVPTATPIPAVLVAKSPGSGQAPYLICLGQDNRWYVVMTSDVVDLYAELPRLEIASDLLPPVEMPLKPGQSRRGNQETAAIALAIPETAELNIAPEVLAQQAKVAALEAQLQAHPLHKSDTPATILKRRNKSLQLQAEIAERQEELGQLSQHHWEEFLHLIEILQRFGCLNELVPTHLGQVAAAIRGDNELWLGLALVSGEFDQLDPHHLAAAVAALVTENTRPDSWVRYVLSSEVEEALAGLRSTRRQLFQLQRRYNVAFPIWLEYDLVALVEQWALGVEWLELCANTSLDEGDVVRLLRRTLDLLSQIPHIPYLSEALQRNAYRAMQLLDRFPVNEIVE; this is encoded by the coding sequence GTGAATTTGCAACTGTTTTCTGAACTAAATTTAAAAGAGATATTTCCGTTTGAACTCGATGATTTCCAGTTGGCGGCAATTCGAGCATTAAATGCTGGTCACTCGGTTGTGGTGTGTGCGCCGACAGGTTCAGGAAAAACATTAATTGGAGAATACGCGATTTATCGGGCATTAAGCCGAGGCAAACGAGTTTTTTATACTACACCCCTCAAAGCACTTTCTAATCAAAAACTGCGTGACTTTCGCGATCGCTTTGGTGCTGACATGGTAGGGCTACTCACAGGAGATGCCTCAATTAACCGCGACGCACCGATTTTGGTGATGACGACCGAAATCTTCCGTAACATGCTTTACGGAACACCTATAGGTGAAGTAGGAACTTCTTTAGTTGATGTTGAAGCCGTTGTGCTGGATGAATGTCATTACATGAACGATCGCCAGCGGGGTACTGTTTGGGAAGAATCAATTATTTATTGCCCCTCAGAAGTCCAATTAGTTGCACTGTCAGCAACAATTGCCAATAGTCAACAGCTCACAGATTGGATCAATCAAGTTCACGGTCCTACTGAACTTATTTACTCAGAATTTCGCCCAGTTCCTTTAGAATTTTACTTTTGCAATCCTAAAGGATTATTTCCACTGCTTGACAATAACAAATCTAAAATCAATCCACGTTTGAAGCCTAAGCCAGGAAGTAGTAATGCTTATGCCAAAGGTGGACGCCGCAATGGAGCGCGTCTTGAAGCCCCTAGTTTAGAATTTACCATTTCGCGATTAGCAGCAAAGGATATGCTACCGGCAATTTATTTTATCTTCAGCCGTCGGGGATGTGACCAAGCTGTCGCAAATATCGGAAATTTATCGCTTGTCAACTCAGCAGAAGCCGCACAACTACAGCAACAAATTGATGAATTTCTAGCACGGAACCCCGAAGCCGGACGCGCTGGACAAATTGAACCTCTTTATCGCGGGATTGCGGCACACCATGCTGGGATATTACCAACTTGGAAAGGGCTAGTCGAAGAACTGTTTCAACAGGGACTTATTAAAGTTGTTTTTGCAACCGAAACGCTAGCAGCAGGAATTAATATGCCTGCACGAACAACTGTTATTTCGACACTTTCCAAACGCACAGATCGCGGACACCGACTACTGAATCCTTCTGAATTTCTCCAAATGGCAGGGCGTGCTGGACGTCGCGGGATGGATAAACTTGGTCATGTTGTCACATTACAAACACCGTTTGAAGGTGCGAAAGAAGCTGCCTATCTTGCTACAGCGCAACCAGATCCACTTGTGAGCCAGTTTACGCCAAGCTACGGTATGGTGTTGAACTTATTGCAAACTCATACTTTAGAGGAAGCCAAAGAACTTGTAGAACGCAGCTTTGGGCAGTATTTAGCAACGCTATATTTGCAACCGCACTACGAATCTTTGGCACATCTGCAAGGGCAAGTCGCTCAAATTGAGGCACAGTTGCAGTCTATAGATATGGAACAGCTTGCCAAGTATGAGAAATTACGCCAACGCATTAAAGTAGAACGTCAACTTTTAAAGACACTTCACGAGCAAGCCCAAGAAGCACGGGTAGAGCAATTGGGTTTAACATTAAGCTTTGCCGTGTCAGGAACATTATTGAGTCTTCGCGGAAAACACGTACCAACTGCAACACCAATTCCGGCTGTTTTAGTTGCCAAGTCACCAGGTTCGGGTCAAGCACCGTATTTAATTTGTTTGGGACAGGATAATCGCTGGTATGTGGTGATGACTAGCGATGTTGTCGATCTCTATGCAGAGTTACCGCGATTGGAAATTGCGAGCGATCTGTTACCACCAGTCGAAATGCCATTGAAGCCAGGACAATCGCGTCGGGGAAATCAAGAAACTGCGGCGATCGCACTCGCAATTCCTGAGACAGCAGAACTCAATATTGCCCCCGAAGTTTTGGCACAGCAAGCAAAAGTTGCTGCTTTAGAAGCTCAACTACAAGCCCATCCTTTGCACAAATCTGACACCCCAGCAACGATTCTCAAGCGTCGCAACAAGAGTTTGCAGTTGCAAGCAGAAATTGCCGAACGGCAAGAAGAGTTAGGTCAATTATCTCAGCACCACTGGGAAGAATTTTTACATCTGATTGAAATTTTGCAGCGGTTTGGTTGCTTGAATGAGTTAGTGCCAACGCATTTAGGACAAGTCGCAGCAGCGATTCGCGGTGATAATGAATTATGGTTAGGACTTGCTTTAGTCAGTGGTGAATTCGATCAACTCGATCCACACCACCTTGCAGCAGCCGTAGCAGCACTCGTCACCGAAAATACTCGCCCAGATAGTTGGGTACGCTATGTTTTATCTTCTGAAGTTGAAGAAGCACTTGCCGGATTGCGTTCTACTCGCCGTCAGTTGTTTCAATTGCAACGCCGTTACAATGTAGCATTTCCAATTTGGTTGGAATATGATTTGGTGGCATTAGTTGAACAGTGGGCGTTGGGAGTAGAGTGGTTAGAACTTTGTGCAAATACAAGTTTGGATGAGGGCGATGTCGTGCGGTTGTTGCGTCGAACCTTAGATCTACTTTCGCAAATACCTCACATTCCTTATTTATCAGAAGCTTTACAGCGCAATGCATATCGGGCAATGCAACTATTAGATCGCTTTCCTGTCAATGAAATTGTGGAGTAG
- the proC gene encoding pyrroline-5-carboxylate reductase yields MSVKFGIIGGGVMGEALLSRLVSQKIYQPTEIIVGEKSPARRDYLANQYGVSVTDDNYVVTQASVLLLAIKPQVFTAVAAELVSPLTKSTPLVISILAGVSLSQLEKAFPQVPIIRAMPNTPATVGAGMTAISLGAQAGDRDKQIAQQLFTAVGEVVEVPETLMDAVTGLSGSGPAYVALLIEALSDGGVAAGLPRAIATQLALQTVRGTVQLLQETQMHPAELKDRVTSPGGTTIAGVTELERAGFRAGLIAAVKAAAVRSQELGTRD; encoded by the coding sequence TTGTCTGTTAAGTTTGGGATTATTGGCGGCGGGGTAATGGGAGAAGCGCTATTATCCCGCTTGGTTTCTCAGAAAATATATCAACCAACAGAGATTATCGTTGGCGAGAAATCACCAGCACGACGCGACTATTTAGCAAATCAATACGGAGTTTCAGTTACAGATGACAACTATGTTGTCACTCAAGCTTCGGTACTGCTTTTAGCAATCAAACCGCAAGTATTTACAGCAGTGGCGGCTGAATTGGTATCTCCACTCACAAAATCTACACCACTTGTTATTTCTATCTTAGCAGGAGTGTCTCTATCGCAATTAGAAAAGGCTTTTCCTCAAGTTCCAATTATTAGAGCGATGCCTAATACTCCAGCAACAGTCGGCGCTGGAATGACAGCGATTTCTTTGGGTGCGCAAGCAGGCGATCGCGACAAGCAAATTGCCCAGCAGCTATTTACTGCGGTGGGAGAAGTCGTAGAAGTTCCCGAAACATTAATGGATGCGGTGACAGGGTTGTCAGGCTCAGGACCTGCCTATGTTGCATTATTAATAGAAGCACTATCTGATGGTGGTGTTGCAGCAGGCTTACCAAGAGCGATCGCCACTCAACTCGCTCTGCAAACTGTGCGTGGGACAGTACAATTGTTGCAAGAAACTCAAATGCACCCTGCCGAACTTAAAGATCGAGTCACAAGTCCAGGTGGAACAACAATCGCCGGCGTCACCGAGTTAGAACGTGCTGGATTCCGCGCCGGATTAATTGCCGCAGTCAAAGCCGCAGCAGTGCGATCGCAGGAGTTGGGAACTAGAGATTAG